Genomic segment of Gloeocapsa sp. DLM2.Bin57:
ACCATAGTTGACAAAAATGCCCCAATTAGCTTAATGCGTCAAGTGCAAATAGTAGCAGGCTTTTTAGTCTTAACAGGAACTATATTAGGGGCTTTTGTTTCGCCTTGGTTTCTGTTATTAAGTGGGTTTGTCGGTAGTGGCTTAATGTTTGCTGGTATTACAAACACCTGTGCCCTAGGGATGTTGTTAGCTAAACTCCCCTACAATCGTCAATAAGTTGTTGCTTATTAGGGATTTAGGGTTATAATAATAGGTTGCAGCTAAAATAGTGAAACAATGGTTAAATTACGCTTAAAAAGAATCGGCAAAAAAGGACAAGTAAGCTATAGAATAGTAGCAATGCACAGTACTAGTCGTCGCGATGGAAGAGCCATCGAAGAACTAGGCTTTTATAACCCTCGAACCGATGAAACTAGATTAAATGTTCCTGCGATCGTAGAGCGTCTCAAACAAGGTGCTCAACCAACAGAAACAGTACGTAGCATTCTCCGTAAAGCACAAGTTTTTGAGCAACTAAATGCCTGATTATTCAAAGTTACTTTGTTTTCTGCTTGAACCACTTCTCAATCCTCCAGAGTCAATCAGTATGGATTGTGAACAATTAGACAGCACAGGAAAAGTTTGGTTGAGAGTAGCCGTTAATACAGCAGAAAAAGGACATATCTACGGTCGTGGAAGTCGCAATCTCAGAGCTATTCACACGGTTTTAAACGCAGCAGCAATCGCCAATAAACAATCATTATATTTAGACGTTTATGGTGACAATGATTCGACTCAAGACTCTGATTACAAAGAGGGTGAGTCGAAAAAATCTCTAACTCGTCGCGGTAATAATTCTAAACCAAAACTGCAATAACTTGGTTAATCCCCAATCTTAAGTTTATCGGGTTGGGGTATCGCATTTTTTTAAGTTTGAGCTAAAATTTAAGTTAGAGGATTAGGTTAACCCGATATTCCCTAAGCTCAACTTAAAGACAGCTGTTTATGAATCAGTTTTTAAAAAATTTGCTAGTTTCCAATAGGGTTTTAACTTCCCTAGTCATTGGCTCTTTAGTTACTGTCAATACCCCTCAATTCGCTCAAGCTAAGCTAGAAGATAGTCCTAAAATCGTCGTGGATGAAGTTTGGCAAATTGTCAACAACGAATTCGTCGATAAAGACTTTAATCACGTCGATTGGTTATACCTTAGACAAGAATTGCTCGAACGTGATTATAGCTCCCCTGAAGAAGCTTACCGCACCATTCGGGAGACTCTTAAACAATTAGGCGATCCCTATACACGTTTTTTAGAGCCTAAAGAGTTTGAATCTCTGACTAATCAAACCTCTGGAGAAATCACAGGGATAGGGATTACCATTGAAATTGACTCTCAAAGTAAAGAATTAGTAGTAGTTGAGCCTGTCAGAAATTCACCCGCAGAAGCAGCAGGAATTCAACCAGGCGATCGCCTCAGAAGAATTGACGGTAGAAACACCATTTTAATGAGTATTGATCAAGCATCACAAGCGATTCGCGGGGAAATAGGTACAGATGTAGAATTAGAAATCTATCGTGAAGGAGAAGGGGTTATACAACTAACCGTTACCCGTGCTCAAATAGAATTACCCTCTTTAACCTATAACGTTAAACAAGAAGGTAATATGCTCATCGGCTATATCAAACTCGATGAATTTAGCTCCCACGCAGCTGAACAAATGAAAGAAGCGATCGAAAATCTCTCAGATGCAGGAGTCACAGCATTTGTCTTAGATTTACGCGGTAATCCCGGAGGACTATTATACGCTAGTGTAGATATTGCGCGGTTATGGTTAGAAGAAGGAGTAATCGTTAAAACCCTAGATCAACCTCAAACCTGTTCAACTCCTGAAGCAGAATGTGGTTATACAGAGATTTTCGCCAATGGAACAGCGATTACCGATTTACCCCTAGTAATTCTCGTAGATGGTTACTCCGCTAGTGCTAGTGAGATTTTAGCAGGTGCACTCCAAGAAAACGGTAGAGCAACCCTAGTAGGAACTCGCACCTTTGGTAAAGGTACAGTACAATCGGTACATACCCTCTCTGATGGTTCAGGGTTAGCTGTTACTATTTCTCGCTATTATCCTCCTAGTGGTACTAATATCAATAAAAAAGGGATTAACCCTGATATACCCGTAGAATTAACTCAAACAGAAGAATTAATCATCAGTAATGACCCCTCTTTATTAGCTACTCAAGCTGATCCCCAATATCTCAAAGCGATCGCCTTTCTTACCTCTAGTTATCTTCCCCAAACTAGTTTATCTCCTTAACCTGTTGTTCATCGTGCAAATCTCTAAGATTAGTTTCTAAAACGTGGGTAAGTTTTTGAGATCCTTTTCTAATTGAGGAATCTTGATAATCAGTCACCTTGAGAGATTCCCCAATTGTGACTGTTACTTCACAACCTTTTTGAGGAAAAGATTCGGTATATTTAATACTCACAGGTAAGATTCGTAACTCTAATTCAGGATGATCACTAACCACCTCTAAAGCCATTTTACCTACACCTCTTTTGAGAGGATGAACATTCACATCCCGAAAAATTCCTCCCTCGGGAAAAACCACTAACATTTCTTGATTAGCCAAAATTGCCTTACCATAATCTAAACTATCTGCACTAGGACGCTCTATATCTACAGGGAAACCCCCTAAACGTCTAATCAACCACCCCTGAAACCCTTCTAACTCTGTGGAAGTCACCATAAAGCGAGGATGTCTCCCACTAACATTTAAACCAGTAGCATAGGGGATAATAATAGCATCCCAACGAGAACGATGAGTAGGAGTAATAATGACTCCACCACTTTTAGGAATATGTTCTTGTCCAGAAATATGAATCTTACTAAAATAAAAGGGTAAAACCAATCGACGGGCTAAAAAGTAAACAATAGGAGTTAACCAAGGAGATACCCAAGAAACAATCGGGTTATTTTCCATATTTTCCATAATTTCATCTCAAGTAACCAGTAATATTGTACAGGGGATAACTTTAGACAAGGAGTAATAACATTGGGAGTCGAATTGCGTAGTTATGTCTATCTAGATAACTTGCAACCACAACACGCAGCTTATATTGGTACAGTCGCATTAGGATTTTTACCTTTACCAGGGGATGCCTCCCTTTGGATAGAAGTTTCTCCTGGTATTGAAATTAATCGTATCACTGATATAGCACTTAAATCAGCCGTGGTTCGTCCAGGAGTATTATTTGTGGAACGTCTTTACGGACTTCTAGAGATACATTCTAGCAAACAAGGAGAAACTAAAGCAGCAGGAAGAGCTATCTTAGATTTTTTAGGAGTTACTCAAAAAGACTGTCTTAAACCTCAAGTTGTTTCTAGTCAAATTATTCGTAATATAGACGCTAACCAAGCACAATTAATTAACCGCAATCGTCGTGGACAAATGATTTTAGCGGGAGAAACTCTCTATGTTTTAGAGGTTCAACCCGCAGCTTATGCGTCTATAGCAGCTAATGAAGCTGAAAAAGCAGCCTTAATTAATATTTTACAGATAAATTCCGTCGGTAGTTTTGGTAGATTGTATCTAGGTGGTCAAGAAAGGGATATTATGGCAGCAGCTAGCGCTGTTTTAGTAGCTTTAGAAAATTTACCAGGAAGGATAGAGTCTCAGGGAGCACAACAATAGTGATCAACTTAAATCATTTGCTTACTCAAAAAGATCTAAGTCAACTGGATTTAGCTGGAGTTAATCTCAGTAATATTAATCTTAGTCAGGTTAATTTATCCTGCACTAATCTGAGTAAAGCTGACTTAAGTAATGCTAATTTAATTGGTGCTAATTTGAGTAATGCTATCTTAACCGAAAGTTATTTAATGGGAACAGATTTAAGACAAGCTAACTTACATTACGCTGATTTAAGCGGAGCTAATTTAATCGCCGCTAACCTCAGACAAGCTAATCTCAGAGAAGCTGAATTGAGTCAAACTAAACTAATTAGAGCTAATTTAAGTGAAACTAATTTAATTAAAGCTAACTTAATCCAAGCAGATTTAACTAAAGCTAATTTACATCAAGCCGAGTTATTAAATGCTTATTTATATCAAGCTATTTTAACAGGGGCTAATCTAACAGAAGCTCATCTCAATAGCGCTTATTTAGTAGATGTTAATCTAGATTATGCCATACTTAATCACACAGATTTACGCTGGACAAACTTACGCAAAACTAATCTCAATCGAGTTGATTTAACAACCGCTAATCTACGAGGATCTAACCGTTAATAAATGTTATCATCAAGGTTTGAGAAAATTTTCTGCAGGGAGGTAGTAAAAATGGTCGCTAATGCTCAAGAATTAGAACAGGTTGTACAAGAAGCACAAAAGTGGACAATCGAAGATAGTGAGAAATTATATAGAATAGCAGGATGGGGTGAGCCATATTTTGCTATTAACTCCGCAGGAAATATCACAGTATCACCCAAAGGTGATCGCGGTGGCTCATTAGATTTATATCAGTTAATAGAGGGTTTAGGTAAGCGCAAAATAGGATTACCCATCTTAATACGCTTCTCTGATATTCTAGCCGATCGCATTGAAAGACTCAATAGTTGTTTCGCTAAAGCGATCGCCCGTTATAATTATCCTAACCTCTATCGTGGTGTCTATCCCATCAAATGCAATCAACACCGTCATATAGTAGAGTCATTAGTACACTACGGTAAAGCCTATCAATTTGGCTTAGAAGTGGGTTCAAAACCTGAATTAATGATCGCACTAACCCTCTTAGATAGCTCTCAGGATACCCTCTTAATCTGTAATGGTTATAAAGATAAAGAATACATCGAAACCGCTCTGTTGGCGAAAAAACTCGGTCATAAAGTCATTATCATTATCGAACAACTCCAAGAATTAGACTTAGTCATTGAGATTAGGGAAAAATTACAAATAGAGCCAATAGTAGGAATGCGCGCTAAACTGAGTACTAAAGGAATTGGACGTTGGGGAGGATCAACAGGCGATCGCGCTAAATTTGGCTTAACTGTACCAGAAATTCTTCAAGGAGTAAATACCCTCAAACAAGCAGAGTTGCTCAATTGTCTGCAACTGCTACACTTTCATATCGGCTCACAAATTTCGGCGATTGGGGTAATTAAAGCAGCTATCCGAGAAGCTAGCCAAATCTACGTAGAATTAGCCAACTTAGGAGCAAATATGCAATATCTAGACGTAGGAGGAGGTTTAGCGGTAGATTACGACGGTTCAAAAACCAACTTTCACGCCTCGAAAAACTATAATATGCAAAACTATGCTAACGATATTGTCGCCGAAATTAAAGAAGCTTGCGAACAAAGAAATGTAGATGCACCTATTATAGTTAGTGAAAGTGGTAGAGCGATCGCTTCTCATCAATCAGTACTAATTTTTGACGTTTTAGCTACCTCAGAAGTCTCCCCCCATTTACCTACACCACCAGAAGAAAAAGAACATCTGATTATTCGCAACCTTTGGGATACTTACCAATCAATAGACGAGCAAAACTATCAAGAAGCTTATAACGACGCGATTCAATTCAAAGACGAAGCTATTAGTCTATTTAACTTTGGTTATCTCAACTTACAACAAAGAGCCAAAGCAGAGCAACTTTATTGGAGTTGTTGTCAACGTATTAGTCAAATTACTCAAACTCAAGAATACGTACCCGATGATTTAGAGGATTTAGAGAAAAATCTCGCCTCAATCTATTATATTAACCTCTCTATCTTTCAATCTGCTCCCGATACCTGGGCTATTGATCAACTATTTCCGATTATGCCCATTCATCGACTGAACCAACAACCAACCGCTAGAGGTATCTTAGCAGATCTTACTTGTGATAGTGATGGTAAAATCGACCAATTTATTGACCTTTGGGATGTTAAACCCGTCTTAGAATTACATCCTTTTCAGGGAGAGGGAGATAACTATTATCTCGGTATGTTTTTAGTAGGAGCGTATCAAGAAATTATGGGCAATCTCCATAACCTCTTTGGTGATATTAACGTTGTTCATATTCAAATGACACCCAAAGGTTACCAGATAGAACACGTAGTCAAAGGTGATACCATTAAAGAAGTGCTCAGTTATGTACAATATGACGCTGAAAATTTAGTAGAAACCTTACGTCATAGTACCGAAAAAGCCGTCAGCGAACAACGTTTAACTCTTACAGAAGCACAATTACTATTAGAAAACTATGAGAATAGTCTCAGAAGTTATACTTATCTTTCCTAGTTGTGGGGTTCGGTATTAGGTTTTAGGTGTCACTAAGAGTGCCTAATTCCTAATTCTTAATTTTTCCCCTCCAACTATAGCCTAAACGTTCTAAATTTGCATCTCGAAAGTCTTCGATTACCCAGTTAACACCCAATTTAAGTAGAGTATCAGAGGAGTGAGAGGAAAGAACACCTACTGTGGTAATTCCCGCTCCTACAGCTGACATAACACCTGCGGGAGAGTCTTCAAACGCTACCCGAAGGATTTCGCCGCGCGAGCACGCTTCTGAGTTATTTACGCCTAATTGATTTAAAGCTTCTTGATAGGGGAAAGGATGGGGTTTAGTTAAGGGTAAATCTTCTCCGATAATCATCACATCAAAGGTATCGTTTAAACCTAAAGAATTGATAAGTAAATTAACGTTTAGTCTCGGCGCATTAGTAACCAAACCTAATTTAAAATTAAGAGATTTTGCCCAAGCTAAAAATTCATGTAATCCAGGTAATGGCTCAATTTTATCAGCGATTAAGTTACGATAATCAGCCTCTTTTTCTCTAATTATTGCTTGACTTTCTGCTGATGATAATTGAGGGAGAATTGTTTTGACTATGTCGGGATTATGTTTACCTGAAATATACTGATTAAAGAAATCTATATCAATGTTTAGATTGTAGCGGCGTAAGATTTTTTGCCAACTTAAAAAGTGAACCGAATCGGTATTAACTAATGTTCCATCAAGGTCAAATAATAGGGTTGAAAACATAAATTTTATCAAGGGAAGAATGAAGAATTAATTATTTTTTCGCCCAGGCCAATGAAATGAGCCCTAATGTATGATTGTTAGGAATTTTTAACTAAATCAATATCATTAGATTCCTCTACTTTTATTACTGGTAAGGTTTTAAAATCTAGTTGATTATCTACACAATCTACCCAAATGCGATCGCCTGGAGTAAAAGTATCCTCTAGTATTTTAGTAGCGAGGGGATTTTCTAACTCTCGTTGTATTGCTCTTTTGAGGGGACGTGCGCCATAATTGGGGTCATAACCTACGTTAACTAGATAATCTTTAGCTTGCTCTGATAACTCGAATTGTAGCTGTTGTTCTGCTAATAGTCGTTGAATTCTTTGTAATTGTAGGGTAATAATTTCCCGCAATTCTTCTCGTTTAAGGGTATGGAAGATAATTAAATCATCGATACGGTTGAGAAATTCGGGTCTAAAGTGAGTTCTTAAAGCAGACAGGGCTAATTTCCTCATTTTTTCGTAATCTTCGTCATCAGCAGCC
This window contains:
- a CDS encoding pentapeptide repeat-containing protein yields the protein MINLNHLLTQKDLSQLDLAGVNLSNINLSQVNLSCTNLSKADLSNANLIGANLSNAILTESYLMGTDLRQANLHYADLSGANLIAANLRQANLREAELSQTKLIRANLSETNLIKANLIQADLTKANLHQAELLNAYLYQAILTGANLTEAHLNSAYLVDVNLDYAILNHTDLRWTNLRKTNLNRVDLTTANLRGSNR
- a CDS encoding PDZ domain-containing protein; translation: MNQFLKNLLVSNRVLTSLVIGSLVTVNTPQFAQAKLEDSPKIVVDEVWQIVNNEFVDKDFNHVDWLYLRQELLERDYSSPEEAYRTIRETLKQLGDPYTRFLEPKEFESLTNQTSGEITGIGITIEIDSQSKELVVVEPVRNSPAEAAGIQPGDRLRRIDGRNTILMSIDQASQAIRGEIGTDVELEIYREGEGVIQLTVTRAQIELPSLTYNVKQEGNMLIGYIKLDEFSSHAAEQMKEAIENLSDAGVTAFVLDLRGNPGGLLYASVDIARLWLEEGVIVKTLDQPQTCSTPEAECGYTEIFANGTAITDLPLVILVDGYSASASEILAGALQENGRATLVGTRTFGKGTVQSVHTLSDGSGLAVTISRYYPPSGTNINKKGINPDIPVELTQTEELIISNDPSLLATQADPQYLKAIAFLTSSYLPQTSLSP
- a CDS encoding HAD family phosphatase, whose amino-acid sequence is MFSTLLFDLDGTLVNTDSVHFLSWQKILRRYNLNIDIDFFNQYISGKHNPDIVKTILPQLSSAESQAIIREKEADYRNLIADKIEPLPGLHEFLAWAKSLNFKLGLVTNAPRLNVNLLINSLGLNDTFDVMIIGEDLPLTKPHPFPYQEALNQLGVNNSEACSRGEILRVAFEDSPAGVMSAVGAGITTVGVLSSHSSDTLLKLGVNWVIEDFRDANLERLGYSWRGKIKN
- the rpsP gene encoding 30S ribosomal protein S16, with the translated sequence MVKLRLKRIGKKGQVSYRIVAMHSTSRRDGRAIEELGFYNPRTDETRLNVPAIVERLKQGAQPTETVRSILRKAQVFEQLNA
- a CDS encoding biosynthetic arginine decarboxylase; this encodes MLSSRFEKIFCREVVKMVANAQELEQVVQEAQKWTIEDSEKLYRIAGWGEPYFAINSAGNITVSPKGDRGGSLDLYQLIEGLGKRKIGLPILIRFSDILADRIERLNSCFAKAIARYNYPNLYRGVYPIKCNQHRHIVESLVHYGKAYQFGLEVGSKPELMIALTLLDSSQDTLLICNGYKDKEYIETALLAKKLGHKVIIIIEQLQELDLVIEIREKLQIEPIVGMRAKLSTKGIGRWGGSTGDRAKFGLTVPEILQGVNTLKQAELLNCLQLLHFHIGSQISAIGVIKAAIREASQIYVELANLGANMQYLDVGGGLAVDYDGSKTNFHASKNYNMQNYANDIVAEIKEACEQRNVDAPIIVSESGRAIASHQSVLIFDVLATSEVSPHLPTPPEEKEHLIIRNLWDTYQSIDEQNYQEAYNDAIQFKDEAISLFNFGYLNLQQRAKAEQLYWSCCQRISQITQTQEYVPDDLEDLEKNLASIYYINLSIFQSAPDTWAIDQLFPIMPIHRLNQQPTARGILADLTCDSDGKIDQFIDLWDVKPVLELHPFQGEGDNYYLGMFLVGAYQEIMGNLHNLFGDINVVHIQMTPKGYQIEHVVKGDTIKEVLSYVQYDAENLVETLRHSTEKAVSEQRLTLTEAQLLLENYENSLRSYTYLS
- a CDS encoding KH domain-containing protein, whose protein sequence is MPDYSKLLCFLLEPLLNPPESISMDCEQLDSTGKVWLRVAVNTAEKGHIYGRGSRNLRAIHTVLNAAAIANKQSLYLDVYGDNDSTQDSDYKEGESKKSLTRRGNNSKPKLQ
- a CDS encoding 1-acyl-sn-glycerol-3-phosphate acyltransferase, which translates into the protein MENMENNPIVSWVSPWLTPIVYFLARRLVLPFYFSKIHISGQEHIPKSGGVIITPTHRSRWDAIIIPYATGLNVSGRHPRFMVTSTELEGFQGWLIRRLGGFPVDIERPSADSLDYGKAILANQEMLVVFPEGGIFRDVNVHPLKRGVGKMALEVVSDHPELELRILPVSIKYTESFPQKGCEVTVTIGESLKVTDYQDSSIRKGSQKLTHVLETNLRDLHDEQQVKEIN